The Gemmatimonadota bacterium genome contains the following window.
TGACCGCCTTCTACATGTTCCGGCTGCTGTTCATGACCTTCGGCGGCGAGACCCGGCTGAGCCGGGACGAAACCGAGAAGGTACGCGAGTCGTCCCGAGTCATGACCATACCGCTGGTCGTGCTGGCCGTTCTGTCCACCGTGGGCGGATTCATCGGCATCCCCCACGTGTTCGCGGCGGGCATGGACCGGTTCGGCGGATTCCTCGCGCCGGTGTTCTCCACACTGCCGGAGGCGCAGGTCCCCTCAGCGAGCGTCGAAGTGGTGTTGATGGTCCTGGCGCTGCTGCTGGCCGCGGCCGGGATCTGGGGCGCTTACACCGTGTACATTCGGGGTAACAAGGTTTTCGACCGCCTGGTGCCGCAGGCGCTGTATACGCTGTCGCTGGAGAAGTTCTACGTGGATGAAATCTACGACACTTTCATCGTGGGACCGGTGAGGAAAATCGCCCGGGGATGCTGGCGTATCCTGGATGCCGTGATTATCGACGGGGGGCTGACCCTGGCCGCCCTCACGGTACGCAGCATGGGGAACGCGATCCGGTATACGCAGACGGGGGTCGTTCAGAACTACGCGCTGATCATGGTCATCGGCGCGCTCGTGGTGTTCGCCTATATCACCGGATACCTTGGACCGTAAACCTGGACCGTAACCGGGGACCACAACCCCGAAGGAACCGAAGGTACTGTACATGACGGAACTGCCCTTCCTGTCCCTCATCATCTGGCTGCCGGTCCTCGGTGCCGTCCTGCTCCTCTTCGTCAAAGGGGACACGGCCGCCCGGTGGGTGGGATTCGGCGTTTCGGCCCTGGTGCTCGTGCTCTTCGCGGTCTGCTTCGGCGCCTTCAAGGAGCACGTGGGCGAACCACAGTTCGTGGAGCGCATGCCCTGGATCGAATCCCTTGGCGTGTCCTATCACGTCGGTGCGGACGGGATCAGCATCCTTCTCGCCGGGATCACCGCGCTCATGTGGCCCCTGGCCCTGCTCGGCACCTGGACGATCGTGAGCGAACGGGTCCGGGCCTACCAGGTGTTCATGCTGCTGATGGAAACCACCCTGATGGGCGTGTTCTTCTCCCTCGACCTGTTCCTGTTCTTCCTCTTCTGGGAAGGCATGCTGATCCCCATGTACTTCCTGATCGGCATCTGGGGTTACGAAAACAGCGCCCGGGCGGCCCTGAAGTTCTTCCTGTTCGCCGTGTTCGGCAGCCTGCTCATGCTGGCCGCGGTCATCACGCTGGCCTTTCTCCATCACCAGGCACACGACGTCCTTACCTTCGAGATGGCGGCGCTTTACCAGCTGTCCATACCGCCGGAGGCCCAGTTCTGGCTCGCCCTCGCCTTCATCGCCGCCTTCGCTGTGAAGGTGCCCATGGTGCCCTTTCACACATGGTTGCCCGATGCCATCGTCCTCGCCGTGGTGCTCGTCAAGATGGCGGCCTACGGGTTCATTCGCCTGACCCTTCCGCTGTTTCCCGATGCCCTCACCGAGTTGGCGCCCCTGATGTGCGCCGTGGCCGCGGCCGGGATCGTCTACGGCGCGCTGATCGCCCTGGCGCAATCGGATATCCGGCGGATGATCGCCTATTCGACAATCAGTCACGCGGGGTTCGTCGTGCTGGGCGTATTCGCCTTGAACCAGCACGGCATCCAGGGCGCGGTCGTCCACATCGTCAGCCTGGCGCTGTCCACGGGCGGACTGTTCCTGGCCGCCATGATGCTCGTCCAGCGCCGGAATACCTGGGACATGGAAGCGTACGGCGGGCTGTGGCACACGATACCGGTATTCTCCGCTTTCCTGCTCGTGTTTACCCTGGCCTCCGTGGGACTTCCGGGCCTTAGCAGTTTCGTCGGGGAGTTTCTCATACTGGTCGGCGTGTTTCAGCAGAATATCCTGATCGCGGCCGTCGCGGCCACGGGGATCATACTGGCGGCCGTCTACATGCTCAGGATGTACCGCAAGGTGGTCTTCGGCCCGTTGACGCGGGAGGAGAACCGGGGGATCAGGGACCTGTCGTTCCGGGAGACGGCCGTGCTTGCCTGCATGACGCTGTTCATCATCTGGATCGGGGTGTATCCCAATCCTTTCTTAAGGACCATGGAGGCTTCGGTGCAGAAGCTGCTTGTCCAGACCCATCGACTCGCCGAGACGCCACCGGCCGGAGTCGTACCCATTTCCATTGAATCGATGACGCCGGCGATGGATCCGGCTGGCCCCGCGGACCCGGCCGGCACGGACGCCAACTCTGAAATCAGCCAGGATACGCGATGAATTCGGCCCTGCCCGCCATAGACCTCTACGCAGTGATGCCGCAGATCGTGCTCGTGTCCGCCGCGACCGTGGTCCTGATCGTCGGCCTGTTCGAACGGTTTCGCAAGGGGATCCCCTACCTTTCCCTGCTGCTCCTGGCGGTATCCGGCATCTTTGCCGTGAACCAGTTGGGCCGGGGACCCGTCGCCTTCTCGGATACGTCGCCCATGATGGTGATGGACGACTTCAGCCTGGTGGCCACCCTGGTGTTCATCGCAGGCGCCGTGTTGACCGTATTGATCTCCATCTCCTATGCCGAAGCCCGTTCCATCGACCGCGGGGAGTACTACGCGCTGCTCATCTACGCCGTGTCCGGCATGAGCATGATGGCGGCGAGCACAGACCTCTTCACCTTTTTCCTGGGATTGGAAGTACTCTCCATTTCGCTTTACGTGCTGATCGGATTCGAACAGCGGGACGCCGGATCGAACGAGGGTGCGCTGAAGTACTTCCTGCTGGGTGCTTTCGCCAGCGGATTCATTCTCTACGGCATGGCCCTGCTCTACGGCGCGAGCGGCAGCACGGAGTACGAAGCCATCGCGCGCACGCTGGGCGGGGAGCGCAGCGACGCCGTGAATCTCCTGCTGCTCGGTGGATTGGGCCTGCTCCTGGTCGGGATCGGTTTCAAGATCTCCATGGTCCCGTTCCACGCCTGGACGCCGGACGTTTACCAGGGGGCGCCGACTCCTGTCGCGGCCTTTCTGTCCACCGGTTCCAAGGCGGCCGCCTTCGTGGTGTTGATCCGGCTGCTCGGTTCGGTTTTTCCCGGTCTGCAGATGGAATGGATCCCGCTGATCTCTGTGCTGGCGGTGCTCACGATCGCCGTCGGCAACGTCGTGGCGCTGGTCCAGACGAACTTGAAAAGGCTGCTGGCCTACTCGAGCATCGCCCATGCCGGCTACATGCTGCTGCCGCTTATGGCGGTCAGCCCGGACAGCCAGGACGGCAGCGCGAGCATCGTCTTCTATCTGATCGTATACACGGCGATGAACCTGGGCGCCTTCGGGGTACTGGCCGTGCTTTCCGCCCGAGGAGCGCCCTGCGCGACCCTGGACGACCTGGCCGGCCTGGGCAGCCGTCGTCCATTGCTCGCCGCGATCATGGCCATTGTCATGTTTTCCCTGGCCGGCATTCCGCCTACGGCCGGGTTCATGGCCAAGTTCTACCTCTTCAGCGCGCTGGTGTACGGAGGTTACGTGGAACTGGCCGTGATCGGCCTGCTGTTCAGCGGGGTGTCGCTGTACTACTACCTCCGCGTCGTAGTTTGGATGTACATGCGGCCCGCAGCCGAAATGCCGGCCGAAGCGGCCGGCCGCCTGTCCTACAGCGGCATGACCGCGCTTTGCCTCTCCGCCCTGGCCATCCTGGCCGTAGGCGTTTTCCCCTCCGAATTGCTTCAGCTGGCCGAGCTTGCGGTCATGACGCTGCCGTAATCCAGGCCGATCCGCCGCGCTCGCCCATGGACCGGCAACGGCGAATTGGGTTGACTTCCGGACGGTTTCATCCCATATATTCAGGTATTTCAGCGGGCGCCACCGCCAGCCAACCGGAGGGCATTCATAGACTTCCGAACCATCAGCGCGCCGGTCCAGGACCATCTCGACCAGTTCGAGCAGAAGATCAGCGAGATATCCCGATCCGACGTGGAGGTCATCAATCAGATCTGGGCCCACCTGGTTCGCACCAAGGGCAAACGGCTGAGACCCGCGCTGGTATTTCTCTCGGCCTCGGCACACGGTACGCCTTGCCGGGAGACCATGCTGGCGGCATTCATCATCGAGCTTTGCCACACCGCGACGCTGATTCACGACGACGTGGTGGACCGTGCGACCACGCGCCGCGGCCTGCCCACGCTGAATTCCAAATGGGACAACCACGTCTCGGTGCTGATGGGCGACAATGTGATCGCCAGGGTGTTGACGCTGATCGCGAAACTCGACTGCTCGCGGATCACGGCGAAGATCGCGGCATGCGTGGAACGGTTGACTGAAGGCGAGTTGCACCAGGCCATCCGCCGGTTCAACATCCGGACGACCGAGGCGGAGTATTACCGTATCATCAGCAACAAGACGTCCTCGCTCATCGCGTGCGGGTGCGATTCCGGCGTATATCTCGCAAGCCGTTCGGCCGAGACAGCCTGCCGGTTCGGCGATTTCGGCGAGAAACTCGGCATGGCTTTCCAGATCACCGATG
Protein-coding sequences here:
- a CDS encoding NADH-quinone oxidoreductase subunit M; the encoded protein is MTELPFLSLIIWLPVLGAVLLLFVKGDTAARWVGFGVSALVLVLFAVCFGAFKEHVGEPQFVERMPWIESLGVSYHVGADGISILLAGITALMWPLALLGTWTIVSERVRAYQVFMLLMETTLMGVFFSLDLFLFFLFWEGMLIPMYFLIGIWGYENSARAALKFFLFAVFGSLLMLAAVITLAFLHHQAHDVLTFEMAALYQLSIPPEAQFWLALAFIAAFAVKVPMVPFHTWLPDAIVLAVVLVKMAAYGFIRLTLPLFPDALTELAPLMCAVAAAGIVYGALIALAQSDIRRMIAYSTISHAGFVVLGVFALNQHGIQGAVVHIVSLALSTGGLFLAAMMLVQRRNTWDMEAYGGLWHTIPVFSAFLLVFTLASVGLPGLSSFVGEFLILVGVFQQNILIAAVAATGIILAAVYMLRMYRKVVFGPLTREENRGIRDLSFRETAVLACMTLFIIWIGVYPNPFLRTMEASVQKLLVQTHRLAETPPAGVVPISIESMTPAMDPAGPADPAGTDANSEISQDTR
- a CDS encoding NADH-quinone oxidoreductase subunit N, whose product is MNSALPAIDLYAVMPQIVLVSAATVVLIVGLFERFRKGIPYLSLLLLAVSGIFAVNQLGRGPVAFSDTSPMMVMDDFSLVATLVFIAGAVLTVLISISYAEARSIDRGEYYALLIYAVSGMSMMAASTDLFTFFLGLEVLSISLYVLIGFEQRDAGSNEGALKYFLLGAFASGFILYGMALLYGASGSTEYEAIARTLGGERSDAVNLLLLGGLGLLLVGIGFKISMVPFHAWTPDVYQGAPTPVAAFLSTGSKAAAFVVLIRLLGSVFPGLQMEWIPLISVLAVLTIAVGNVVALVQTNLKRLLAYSSIAHAGYMLLPLMAVSPDSQDGSASIVFYLIVYTAMNLGAFGVLAVLSARGAPCATLDDLAGLGSRRPLLAAIMAIVMFSLAGIPPTAGFMAKFYLFSALVYGGYVELAVIGLLFSGVSLYYYLRVVVWMYMRPAAEMPAEAAGRLSYSGMTALCLSALAILAVGVFPSELLQLAELAVMTLP
- a CDS encoding polyprenyl synthetase family protein, producing the protein MEVINQIWAHLVRTKGKRLRPALVFLSASAHGTPCRETMLAAFIIELCHTATLIHDDVVDRATTRRGLPTLNSKWDNHVSVLMGDNVIARVLTLIAKLDCSRITAKIAACVERLTEGELHQAIRRFNIRTTEAEYYRIISNKTSSLIACGCDSGVYLASRSAETACRFGDFGEKLGMAFQITDDILNFTGDEDVIGKPRGNDFREGTVTLPLIHALRNATPEGNRRVEQLMKEEWSDRVCDEIVEFVHAHDGIRYAKGKALAYAEEAKRILRDEPETRAKDALLNMVDYATERDR